Proteins encoded by one window of Cannabis sativa cultivar Pink pepper isolate KNU-18-1 chromosome 4, ASM2916894v1, whole genome shotgun sequence:
- the LOC115712866 gene encoding protein CHROMATIN REMODELING 8 isoform X1 yields MEEDEDRILLSSLGITSANPEDIERNILSEARKNEGNGSEIGQDTDKNGLESAENVDPSSSNQAKLLSKLRAVEFEIDAVASTVTQGRHGNEDDTYDGHESSTFGDTGSPKESPNDLDVHRALATDRLKSLEKTKAQIKKEISDLHKNKPSKGIAHDKLISNIVKEEFKHKRKSKEVPTTSKTSKKRLKVVSFDEDGDFDAVLDAASTGFVETERDELVRKGILTPFHKLKGFERRLQKPGPSQRHNVSTEEGNNDDSASISIAKAAQSMVEAAQARPTTKLLDPDALPKLEAPPRPFKRLKKPIKIHQSLDNEPDRKKNHKRKSKRPLPDKKWQKRISNEDRNLEESEDVEEKLSHSDGEEEQEEEDTESEDDDGTPCVVLEGGLKIPEKIFDQLFDYQRVGVQWLWELHCQRAGGIIGDEMGLGKTIQVLSFLGALHFSGMYKPSIIVCPVTLLRQWKREACKWYPKFKVEILHDSAQDLNNRKKRSDSYESDYDSEGSLDSDYEVKLSSKTTKKWDSLINSVLRSESGLLITTYEQLRILGEKLLDIEWGYAVLDEGHRIRNPNAEVTLACKQLQTVHRVIMTGAPIQNKLAELWSLFDFVFPGKLGVLPVFEAEFAVPISVGGYANASPLQVSTAYRCAVVLRDLIMPYLLRRMKADVNAHLPKKTEHVLFCSLTTEQRSVYRAFLASSEVEQIFDGNRNSLSGIDVMRKICNHPDLLEREHSCRNPDYGNPERSGKMKVVGQVLKVWKEQGHRVLLFTQTQQMLDILENFLISNSYQYRRMDGLTPVKQRMALIDDFNNSDDLFIFILTTKVGGLGTNLTGANRVIIFDPDWNPSTDMQARERAWRIGQKRDVTIYRLITRGTIEEKVYHRQIYKHFLTNKILKNPQQKRFFKARDMKDLFTLNDDGQSGTTETSNIFGQLAEDVNVVGSSKDEQDKQKSVKFDEALADQGNNIEASPKGKKGKEKADLSDGDEEGEEKDEEANILKSLFAHGIHSAVNHDAIMNAHDVEKMRLEEEASRVAQRAAEALRQSRMLRSRENISVPTWTGKSGTAGAPSSARNKFGSTVNSKLISSSKPSANGISAGASGGKALSSAELLARIRGNQASAAGAGIEQQLSTASNVNRGNVGTSRSTKNLSRVQPEVLIRQICTFITQKGGSTDSGSIVQHFRDRIPSEDLPLFKNLLKEIANLEKTSNGSVWILKPDYQH; encoded by the exons ATGGAGGAAGACGAAGACAGGATTCTGTTGAGTAGTTTGGGTATAACGTCGGCGAATCCTGAAGATATTGAGCGTAATATATTGTCAGAG GCGAGAAAAAATGAAGGGAACGGTAGTGAAATTGGACAAGACACTGATAAGAATGGTCTTGAGAGTGCAGAAAATGTAGATCCATCATCTTCAAACCAGGCAAAACTCTTAAGTAAATTGAGAGCTGTAGAATTTGAAATAGATGCTGTTGCCTCTACTGTCACACAAGGAAGACATGGTAATGAAGATGATACTTATGATGGTCATGAAAGCTCGACGTTTGGGGATACAGGGAGCCCTAAAGAATCACCTAATGATTTAGATGTTCATCGTGCTTTAGCTACTGATCGGTTAAAAAGTTTAGAGAAAACAAAAGCTCAGATCAAGAAAGAGATTTCAGATTTGCACAAGAACAAACCTTCCAAAGGTATTGCTCATGACAAGTTAATATCGAATATTGTCAAGGAAGAGTTTAAACACAAAAGGAAGTCGAAAGAAGTTCCAACAACAAGCAAAACTTCAAAGAAGCGGCTTAAAGTTGTCTCCTTTGATGAGGATGGTGATTTTGATGCAGTCTTGGATGCAGCTTCTACTGGGTTTGTTGAAACA GAAAGGGACGAATTAGTTCGGAAAGGGATTTTAACTCCTTTTCATAAGCTGAAGGGATTTGAACGTCGTCTTCAAAAACCTGGGCCATCTCAGAGGCATAATGTATCCACAGAAGAAGGCAACAATGATGATTCTGCTTCAATTAGCATTGCAAAAGCTGCCCAATCGATGGTTGAGGCTGCACAAGCTCGCCCAACAACGAAGTTACTCGATCCAGATGCCCTACCAAAGCTTGAAGCACCCCCTCGTCCGTTTAAAAGGCTCAAAAAACCTATAAAGATTCATCAATCTCTAGATAATGAGCCAGATAGAAAGAAGAATCACAAAAGGAAAAGTAAACGTCCTCTACCTGACAAAAAATGGCAGAAGCGCATATCTAATGAGGATCGAAACTTGGAGGAAAGTG AAGATGTAGAAGAAAAGTTGTCTCATTCAGATGGTGAAGAAGAACAGGAGGAAGAGGATACCGAAAGTGAAGACGATGATGGAACTCCATGTGTAGTCCTTGAAGGCGGGCTGAAGATACCAGAGAAAATTTTTGACCAACTCTTTGACTATCAGCGAGTGGGGGTGCAATGGCTATGGGAATTGCATTGCCAAAGAGCAGGAGGAATTATTGGAGACGAGATGGGCCTTGGAAAGACCATCCAGGTCTTGTCATTTCTTGGTGCTTTGCATTTCAGTGGCATGTATAAACCGAGCATAATTGTCTGCCCGGTCACACTTTTGCGACAGTGGAAAAGAGAGGCTTGCAAATGGTATCCAAAATTTAAGGTGGAAATACTTCATGATTCTGCTCAGGAtctaaataatagaaaaaaacgATCTGACTCTTATGAAAGTGATTATGATAGTGAAGGTTCATTGGACAGTGATTATGAGGTAAAATTATCTTCCAAAACCACTAAGAAATGGGATTCATTGATTAATAGTGTTTTGAGGTCAGAATCTGGATTGCTTATTACCACTTACGAGCAACTCCGTATACTAGGGGAGAAATTACTTGACATAGAGTGGGGATATGCAGTTTTAGATGAAGGCCACCGTATTCGGAATCCAAACGCAGAAGTTACTCTGGCTTGCAAACAGCTCCAGACAGTTCACCGTGTAATAATGACTGGTGCACCAATTCAGAACAAACTGGCTGAGTTGTGGTCTTTGTTTGATTTTGTTTTCCCGGGAAAGTTGGGTGTCTTGCCTGTGTTTGAAGCTGAGTTTGCTGTCCCTATATCTGTGGGAGGTTATGCAAATGCTTCACCACTTCAAGTATCCACAGCATACAG GTGTGCTGTGGTTCTGCGAGATTTAATCATGCCTTATCTCCTTCGGCGCATGAAGGCAGATGTGAATGCCCATCTTCCTAAGAAGACCGAACATGTCCTCTTTTGCAGTCTTACTACCGAGCAGCGATCTGTTTACAGAGCATTTCTTGCTAGCTCTGAGGTGGAACAAATATTTGATGGGAACAGAAACTCTCTTTCTGGAATTGACGTGATGCGCAAGATTTGCAACCACCCTGATCTGCTTGAGCGGGAACATTCCTGCCGGAATCCAGATTATGGAAATCCAGAACGAAGTGGAAAAATGAAAGTAGTTGGCCAAGTGCTCAAAGTTTGGAAAGAGCAAGGTCACCGTGTTCTTCTTTTCACCCAGACTCAACAAATGCTGGACATACTTGAAAACTTTTTGATTTCTAATAGTTATCAATACCGGAGAATGGATGGACTTACTCCTGTAAAACAGAGAATGGCCTTGATAGATGATTTTAACAACTCAGATGATTTGTTTATTTTCATCCTAACCACGAAGGTTGGTGGGTTGGGAACGAATCTGACTGGTGCAAATAGGGTTATCATTTTCGATCCTGATTGGAACCCTTCTACCGACATGCAG GCAAGAGAACGGGCTTGGCGTATTGGTCAGAAGCGAGATGTAACTATATATAGACTCATCACCCGTGGAACTATCGAGGAGAAGGTATATCATCGACAAATTTACAAACATTTTCTTACcaataaaatattgaaaaaccCACAACAGAAACGGTTCTTCAAAGCTCGAGATATGAAGGATCTGTTCACCTTAAATGATGATGGACAGTCTGGGACTACTGAGACTTCTAATATATTTGGCCAATTAGCTGAGGATGTTAATGTTGTTGGCTCAAGTAAAGATGAACAGGATAAGCAGAAATCTGTCAAATTCGATGAGGCTTTAGCCGATCAAGGAAACAACATAGAAGCTTCACCTAAAGGGaaaaaagggaaagaaaaagCTGATCTTAGTGATGGtgatgaagaaggtgaagaaaaGGATGAAGAAGCAAACATTTTAAAGTCTCTTTTCGCCCATGGGATACAC AGTGCAGTGAACCATGATGCGATTATGAACGCCCATGATGTAGAAAAGATGAGGTTAGAGGAGGAAGCTTCTCGAGTTGCTCAAAGAGCTGCTGAAGCATTGCGCCAATCAAGAATGCTTAGAAGCCGTGAAAACATCTCGGTCCCAACATGGACTGGGAAATCAGGAACTGCTGGTGCACCCTCATCAGCTCGGAATAAATTTGGCTCAACTGTGAATTCCAAGCTGATTAGTAGCTCCAAACCATCAGCTAATGGAATTTCTGCTGGTGCATCTGGTGGAAAGGCATTATCTTCAGCCGAATTACTAGCAAGAATTCGAGGAAACCAAGCTAGTGCCGCTGGTGCTGGAATCGAGCAACAGTTGTCCACTGCTTCTAATGTTAACAGAGGAAATGTTGGAACCTCGAGATCAACTAAAAACTTGTCTAGAGTTCAACCCGAAGTACTAATTCGTCAAATCTGTACTTTCATAACGCAAAAAGGTGGAAGTACAGATTCGGGCAGCATAGTGCAGCATTTCCGGGACAGAATACCATCTGAGGATCTTCCCTTGTTTAAAAATCTTTTGAAGGAAATAGCTAATCTCGAGAAAACATCAAACGGTTCGGTTTGGATTCTAAAGCCAGATTATCAACACTAA
- the LOC115712866 gene encoding protein CHROMATIN REMODELING 8 isoform X2, which produces MEEDEDRILLSSLGITSANPEDIERNILSEARKNEGNGSEIGQDTDKNGLESAENVDPSSSNQAKLLSKLRAVEFEIDAVASTVTQGRHGNEDDTYDGHESSTFGDTGSPKESPNDLDVHRALATDRLKSLEKTKAQIKKEISDLHKNKPSKGIAHDKLISNIVKEEFKHKRKSKEVPTTSKTSKKRLKVVSFDEDGDFDAVLDAASTGFVETERDELVRKGILTPFHKLKGFERRLQKPGPSQRHNVSTEEGNNDDSASISIAKAAQSMVEAAQARPTTKLLDPDALPKLEAPPRPFKRLKKPIKIHQSLDNEPDRKKNHKRKSKRPLPDKKWQKRISNEDRNLEESEEKLSHSDGEEEQEEEDTESEDDDGTPCVVLEGGLKIPEKIFDQLFDYQRVGVQWLWELHCQRAGGIIGDEMGLGKTIQVLSFLGALHFSGMYKPSIIVCPVTLLRQWKREACKWYPKFKVEILHDSAQDLNNRKKRSDSYESDYDSEGSLDSDYEVKLSSKTTKKWDSLINSVLRSESGLLITTYEQLRILGEKLLDIEWGYAVLDEGHRIRNPNAEVTLACKQLQTVHRVIMTGAPIQNKLAELWSLFDFVFPGKLGVLPVFEAEFAVPISVGGYANASPLQVSTAYRCAVVLRDLIMPYLLRRMKADVNAHLPKKTEHVLFCSLTTEQRSVYRAFLASSEVEQIFDGNRNSLSGIDVMRKICNHPDLLEREHSCRNPDYGNPERSGKMKVVGQVLKVWKEQGHRVLLFTQTQQMLDILENFLISNSYQYRRMDGLTPVKQRMALIDDFNNSDDLFIFILTTKVGGLGTNLTGANRVIIFDPDWNPSTDMQARERAWRIGQKRDVTIYRLITRGTIEEKVYHRQIYKHFLTNKILKNPQQKRFFKARDMKDLFTLNDDGQSGTTETSNIFGQLAEDVNVVGSSKDEQDKQKSVKFDEALADQGNNIEASPKGKKGKEKADLSDGDEEGEEKDEEANILKSLFAHGIHSAVNHDAIMNAHDVEKMRLEEEASRVAQRAAEALRQSRMLRSRENISVPTWTGKSGTAGAPSSARNKFGSTVNSKLISSSKPSANGISAGASGGKALSSAELLARIRGNQASAAGAGIEQQLSTASNVNRGNVGTSRSTKNLSRVQPEVLIRQICTFITQKGGSTDSGSIVQHFRDRIPSEDLPLFKNLLKEIANLEKTSNGSVWILKPDYQH; this is translated from the exons ATGGAGGAAGACGAAGACAGGATTCTGTTGAGTAGTTTGGGTATAACGTCGGCGAATCCTGAAGATATTGAGCGTAATATATTGTCAGAG GCGAGAAAAAATGAAGGGAACGGTAGTGAAATTGGACAAGACACTGATAAGAATGGTCTTGAGAGTGCAGAAAATGTAGATCCATCATCTTCAAACCAGGCAAAACTCTTAAGTAAATTGAGAGCTGTAGAATTTGAAATAGATGCTGTTGCCTCTACTGTCACACAAGGAAGACATGGTAATGAAGATGATACTTATGATGGTCATGAAAGCTCGACGTTTGGGGATACAGGGAGCCCTAAAGAATCACCTAATGATTTAGATGTTCATCGTGCTTTAGCTACTGATCGGTTAAAAAGTTTAGAGAAAACAAAAGCTCAGATCAAGAAAGAGATTTCAGATTTGCACAAGAACAAACCTTCCAAAGGTATTGCTCATGACAAGTTAATATCGAATATTGTCAAGGAAGAGTTTAAACACAAAAGGAAGTCGAAAGAAGTTCCAACAACAAGCAAAACTTCAAAGAAGCGGCTTAAAGTTGTCTCCTTTGATGAGGATGGTGATTTTGATGCAGTCTTGGATGCAGCTTCTACTGGGTTTGTTGAAACA GAAAGGGACGAATTAGTTCGGAAAGGGATTTTAACTCCTTTTCATAAGCTGAAGGGATTTGAACGTCGTCTTCAAAAACCTGGGCCATCTCAGAGGCATAATGTATCCACAGAAGAAGGCAACAATGATGATTCTGCTTCAATTAGCATTGCAAAAGCTGCCCAATCGATGGTTGAGGCTGCACAAGCTCGCCCAACAACGAAGTTACTCGATCCAGATGCCCTACCAAAGCTTGAAGCACCCCCTCGTCCGTTTAAAAGGCTCAAAAAACCTATAAAGATTCATCAATCTCTAGATAATGAGCCAGATAGAAAGAAGAATCACAAAAGGAAAAGTAAACGTCCTCTACCTGACAAAAAATGGCAGAAGCGCATATCTAATGAGGATCGAAACTTGGAGGAAAGTG AAGAAAAGTTGTCTCATTCAGATGGTGAAGAAGAACAGGAGGAAGAGGATACCGAAAGTGAAGACGATGATGGAACTCCATGTGTAGTCCTTGAAGGCGGGCTGAAGATACCAGAGAAAATTTTTGACCAACTCTTTGACTATCAGCGAGTGGGGGTGCAATGGCTATGGGAATTGCATTGCCAAAGAGCAGGAGGAATTATTGGAGACGAGATGGGCCTTGGAAAGACCATCCAGGTCTTGTCATTTCTTGGTGCTTTGCATTTCAGTGGCATGTATAAACCGAGCATAATTGTCTGCCCGGTCACACTTTTGCGACAGTGGAAAAGAGAGGCTTGCAAATGGTATCCAAAATTTAAGGTGGAAATACTTCATGATTCTGCTCAGGAtctaaataatagaaaaaaacgATCTGACTCTTATGAAAGTGATTATGATAGTGAAGGTTCATTGGACAGTGATTATGAGGTAAAATTATCTTCCAAAACCACTAAGAAATGGGATTCATTGATTAATAGTGTTTTGAGGTCAGAATCTGGATTGCTTATTACCACTTACGAGCAACTCCGTATACTAGGGGAGAAATTACTTGACATAGAGTGGGGATATGCAGTTTTAGATGAAGGCCACCGTATTCGGAATCCAAACGCAGAAGTTACTCTGGCTTGCAAACAGCTCCAGACAGTTCACCGTGTAATAATGACTGGTGCACCAATTCAGAACAAACTGGCTGAGTTGTGGTCTTTGTTTGATTTTGTTTTCCCGGGAAAGTTGGGTGTCTTGCCTGTGTTTGAAGCTGAGTTTGCTGTCCCTATATCTGTGGGAGGTTATGCAAATGCTTCACCACTTCAAGTATCCACAGCATACAG GTGTGCTGTGGTTCTGCGAGATTTAATCATGCCTTATCTCCTTCGGCGCATGAAGGCAGATGTGAATGCCCATCTTCCTAAGAAGACCGAACATGTCCTCTTTTGCAGTCTTACTACCGAGCAGCGATCTGTTTACAGAGCATTTCTTGCTAGCTCTGAGGTGGAACAAATATTTGATGGGAACAGAAACTCTCTTTCTGGAATTGACGTGATGCGCAAGATTTGCAACCACCCTGATCTGCTTGAGCGGGAACATTCCTGCCGGAATCCAGATTATGGAAATCCAGAACGAAGTGGAAAAATGAAAGTAGTTGGCCAAGTGCTCAAAGTTTGGAAAGAGCAAGGTCACCGTGTTCTTCTTTTCACCCAGACTCAACAAATGCTGGACATACTTGAAAACTTTTTGATTTCTAATAGTTATCAATACCGGAGAATGGATGGACTTACTCCTGTAAAACAGAGAATGGCCTTGATAGATGATTTTAACAACTCAGATGATTTGTTTATTTTCATCCTAACCACGAAGGTTGGTGGGTTGGGAACGAATCTGACTGGTGCAAATAGGGTTATCATTTTCGATCCTGATTGGAACCCTTCTACCGACATGCAG GCAAGAGAACGGGCTTGGCGTATTGGTCAGAAGCGAGATGTAACTATATATAGACTCATCACCCGTGGAACTATCGAGGAGAAGGTATATCATCGACAAATTTACAAACATTTTCTTACcaataaaatattgaaaaaccCACAACAGAAACGGTTCTTCAAAGCTCGAGATATGAAGGATCTGTTCACCTTAAATGATGATGGACAGTCTGGGACTACTGAGACTTCTAATATATTTGGCCAATTAGCTGAGGATGTTAATGTTGTTGGCTCAAGTAAAGATGAACAGGATAAGCAGAAATCTGTCAAATTCGATGAGGCTTTAGCCGATCAAGGAAACAACATAGAAGCTTCACCTAAAGGGaaaaaagggaaagaaaaagCTGATCTTAGTGATGGtgatgaagaaggtgaagaaaaGGATGAAGAAGCAAACATTTTAAAGTCTCTTTTCGCCCATGGGATACAC AGTGCAGTGAACCATGATGCGATTATGAACGCCCATGATGTAGAAAAGATGAGGTTAGAGGAGGAAGCTTCTCGAGTTGCTCAAAGAGCTGCTGAAGCATTGCGCCAATCAAGAATGCTTAGAAGCCGTGAAAACATCTCGGTCCCAACATGGACTGGGAAATCAGGAACTGCTGGTGCACCCTCATCAGCTCGGAATAAATTTGGCTCAACTGTGAATTCCAAGCTGATTAGTAGCTCCAAACCATCAGCTAATGGAATTTCTGCTGGTGCATCTGGTGGAAAGGCATTATCTTCAGCCGAATTACTAGCAAGAATTCGAGGAAACCAAGCTAGTGCCGCTGGTGCTGGAATCGAGCAACAGTTGTCCACTGCTTCTAATGTTAACAGAGGAAATGTTGGAACCTCGAGATCAACTAAAAACTTGTCTAGAGTTCAACCCGAAGTACTAATTCGTCAAATCTGTACTTTCATAACGCAAAAAGGTGGAAGTACAGATTCGGGCAGCATAGTGCAGCATTTCCGGGACAGAATACCATCTGAGGATCTTCCCTTGTTTAAAAATCTTTTGAAGGAAATAGCTAATCTCGAGAAAACATCAAACGGTTCGGTTTGGATTCTAAAGCCAGATTATCAACACTAA
- the LOC115712884 gene encoding uncharacterized protein At1g03900, protein MSFDDEDESFEHTLLVVREVAVYKIPPRSTSGGYKCGEWLQSDKIWTGRLRVVSCKDRCEIRLEDPNSGELFAACFVNPGQRETSVETVLDSSRYFVLKIEDGNGKHAFIGLGFSERNEAFDFNVALSDHEKYVKREHEKESTVDGEISDDAHIDIHPAVNHRLKEGETIRINVKPKPTSGTGMLSAAGLAGPGKPKAVVGLAPPPGTGKIRSPLPPPPNDPVVARLASPGTASAAQGLGFKATKENTRRDSDSLSDLSPLERNLPSATSSGSAKTTAAGWAAF, encoded by the exons ATGTCGTTCGACGATGAAGACGAGTCGTTTGAGCACACTCTTCTGGTAGTTCGCGAGGTGGCCGTATACAAAATCCCTCCCCGGAGTACCTCCGGTGGGTACAAGTGCGGCGAGTGGCTTCAGTCTGACAAGATCTGGACGGGTCGACTCCGAGTTGTATCGTGTAAGGATCGATGTGAGATCCGACTCGAGGATCCGAACTCGGGTGAGTTGTTCGCTGCTTGTTTTGTAAACCCTGGTCAGCGTGAGACCTCAGTTGAAACCGTGCTCGATTCGTCGAGATATTTTGTTCTTAAGATCGAAGATGGTAATGGAAAACACGCTTTTATTGGGTTGGGATTTTCTGAGCGAAACGAAGCTTTTGATTTCAATGTGGCTTTGTCTGATCATGAGAAGTATGTGAAGAGAGAACACGAGAAGGAATCTACCGTTGATGGTGAGATTAGCGATGATGCTCATATTGATATTCATCCTGCTGTTAATCATAGATTGAag GAAGGTGAAACTATAAGGATAAATGTGAAGCCTAAACCGACGAGTGGAACTGGGATGCTATCAGCAGCTGGACTTGCGGGTCCAGGAAAGCCGAAAGCAGTAGTTGGCCTTGCACCGCCGCCGGGGACTGGGAAAATCAGGTCTCCGTTGCCACCTCCTCCTAATGATCCCGTTGTGGCTCGATTGGCTTCCCCTGGTACTGCTAGTGCTGCTCAAGGTCTTGGTTTTAAGGCTACTAAGGAAAACACCAGGAGGGATAGTGATTCTTTATCAGATCTTTCTCCACTTGAG AGGAATCTTCCTTCCGCTACAAGCTCGGGATCAGCGAAGACCACCGCAGCTGGATGGGCAGCTTTCTGA
- the LOC115712892 gene encoding H/ACA ribonucleoprotein complex subunit 3-like protein codes for MYLQFYINENGDKVYTTKKESPLGLATQSAHPARFSPDDKHSRQRFLLKKRFGLLPTQQAPQKY; via the exons ATGTATCTTCAGTTTTACATAAACGAGAATGGTGATAAAGTCTATACTACAAAG AAAGAATCACCTCTTGGGTTGGCTACTCAGTCTGCTCATCCTG CTCGGTTTTCACCAGATGACAAGCATTCAAGGCAGAGATTTCTTTTGAAGAAGCGGTTCGGATTGTTGCCAACCCAACAAGCCCCTCAGAAATATTGA